The following are encoded in a window of Syntrophorhabdaceae bacterium genomic DNA:
- a CDS encoding response regulator transcription factor has product MTIRLLLADDHQIIREGLRAIFEKITEVEVVAEAQDGLETVRLTKKLLPDIVIMDIGMPNMNGIDATRQIIAETKGVRVLALSTHTDTKFVMQMLGAGASGYLPKDCTCEELISAIHAAITNQLYLSPRITDVVIREYLHNLPKREPSVFTILTAREREILQLLAEGKTTREIASKLNVSVKTVDTHRQQIMAKLNIHSIAELTKYAIREGITSLEP; this is encoded by the coding sequence ATGACTATACGCTTACTCCTGGCTGACGACCACCAGATAATACGCGAGGGGCTTCGTGCCATCTTTGAAAAAATAACTGAGGTGGAGGTAGTTGCAGAGGCTCAGGATGGATTAGAAACTGTGAGACTTACCAAGAAACTGCTGCCGGACATTGTGATTATGGATATAGGTATGCCCAATATGAACGGTATCGATGCTACCCGTCAAATTATCGCAGAGACCAAGGGTGTAAGGGTGCTTGCCCTGTCTACACACACAGACACCAAGTTTGTAATGCAAATGCTGGGGGCAGGCGCATCCGGATACCTTCCCAAGGATTGTACCTGTGAGGAGCTCATATCGGCAATTCATGCTGCAATCACAAATCAGCTTTATCTAAGTCCGCGGATAACCGATGTAGTAATAAGAGAGTACCTCCACAATCTCCCCAAAAGGGAGCCTTCCGTATTTACAATACTAACAGCCCGTGAGCGGGAAATACTTCAACTGCTGGCTGAGGGAAAAACAACAAGAGAAATTGCATCAAAACTTAACGTAAGCGTAAAAACAGTTGATACCCATCGCCAGCAAATAATGGCAAAGCTCAATATCCATAGTATCGCAGAACTTACAAAATATGCTATTCGCGAAGGGATCACCTCCCTCGAACCTTAA